A genomic segment from Anabas testudineus chromosome 6, fAnaTes1.2, whole genome shotgun sequence encodes:
- the hbp1 gene encoding HMG box-containing protein 1: MDESFDPLKCNEDLPSSPGCHMDYDDMPELQVVEEDQRSPGLFQVGAGVSHQELSCSPNTNWLAELANIATSPQSPLLKDAPHKRSSPVHIFGNSNSLHSYARPPLASSAPNPSRGHLRERRRVRASSESESGVFSMSSSFSDDEDMAWCHSWPTTAWHCFLKGTRLRFHRGPNVEWQEADELGDSDDDSDDETMVPCSSSLKRYGSDGLKLVSHEETISFGQAVLKLIFDPGSPDDSLLTAECRLDHPFFVKNKGWSSFYPSLTVVHHGIPCYEMQLGDVCLPPNHPDAINCDDSVVFDTFRSYDFTPLDSSAVYVLSSMARQRRTSLSSGGAVSPDCDKLERSSSPQSSSSKSNRSHTSGTASGATPTKCKRPMNAFMLFAKKYRVEYTQMYPGKDNRAISVILGDKWKKMKNEERRMYTMEAKALAEEQKRLNPDCWKRKRTNSGSQQT; this comes from the exons ATGGACGAGTCCTTTGATCCCCTCAAGTGTAACGAGGACCTGCCTTCTTCACCTGGGTGCCACATGGATTATG ATGACATGCCAGAGCTacaggtggtggaggaggaccAGAGATCTCCTGGTCTATTTCAGGTTGGAGCAGGGGTATCTCACCAGGAGCTCAGCTGCTCTCCCAATACCAACTGGCTTGCTGAGCTGGCCAACATTGCTACCAGTCCCCAGAGCCCCTTGCTTAAGGATGCACCACATAAGAG ATCATCTCCAGTCCACATCTTTGGCAACAGTAATAGTTTACATTCCTACGCTCGGCCCCCATTAGCCAGTAGTGCACCCAACCCGTCCAGAGGTCACCTCAGGGAGCGCAGGCGCGTGAGG GCCAGCAGTGAATCTGAATCTGGAGTTTTCTCAATGTCCTCGTCCTTTTCTGATGATGAAGACATGGCCTGGTGTCACTCCTGGCCCACCACAGCCTggcattgttttttaaaag GAACTCGCCTGCGCTTTCATCGCGGTCCTAATGTGGAGTGGCAAGAAGCTGATGAACTTGGGGATTCAGATGATGACTCCGATGATGAAACTATGGTGCCATGCTCCTCCTCTCTCAAG AGATATGGTTCAGATGGGCTGAAGTTGGTGAGCCATGAAGAGACGATATCGTTTGGTCAGGCAGTTCTTAAACTCATCTTTGATCCTGGTTCACCTGATGACAGCCTTTTAACAGCTGAATGCCGATTGGATCACCCATTCTTTGTcaaaaataaag GGTGGTCCTCTTTTTATCCGAGCCTTACTGTGGTGCACCATGGGATCCCTTGCTATGAGATGCAGCTTGGAGATGTGTGCCTGCCACCAAACCACCCAGATGCCATTAACTGTGATGACTCAGTCGTCTTTGACACTTTCAGAAG TTATGACTTCACCCCACTAGATTCCTCAGCTGTGTATGTTCTCAGCAGCATGGCCCGTCAGCGCAGGACCTCCCTGTCCAGTGGGGGTGCTGTCAGTCCAGACTGTGATAAACTTGAGCGCTCCAGTTCCCCACAGTCCTCTAGTAGCAAATCAAACAGGAGCCACACCTCAGGGACAGCCAGTGGTGCCACACCTACAAAATGCAAGCGGCCAATGAATGCCTTCATGCTCTTTGCCAAGAAGTACAGAGTGGAGTACACACAGATGTATCCTGGGAAGGACAACAG AGCCATTAGTGTCATTCTGGGTGACAagtggaagaagatgaagaatgaggagaggaggatgtaCACCATGGAGGCCAAAGCTCTGGCTGAGGAGCAGAAAAGACTCAATCCAGACTGCTGGAAACGTAAAAGAACCAATTCA GGTTCCCAGCAGACCTAG
- the LOC113165305 gene encoding cAMP-dependent protein kinase type II-beta regulatory subunit, with product MSIEIPEGLTELLQSFTVEVLRNQPRDLLEFALQYFTQLKDSETKEASFGNDQNSAPRPGKAVNFIDEAMQIDSENGEEEEEDDDDDEEFIAPVINRFIRRASVCAEAFNPDEDEEDKEPRVTYPKTDEQRQRLQEACRDILLFKNLDPEEMSQVLDAMFEKICTEGEHIIDQDDDGDNFYVIESGTFNIFVKVDGTEKLVGCYDNRGSFGELALMYNTPRAATIIATSTGALWCLDRLTFRRIIVKNNAKKRRLYEAFIETLPLLTSLELSERMKVVDVLSTKVYTDSQQIIAQGDLADCFYIVESGQVRITMKRSRTKKDQEEEEVDITTCSRGQYFGELALVTNKPRAASAYAVGNVKCLVMDVKAFERLLGPCMDIMKRNIANYEEQLVTLFGSSPEIEQQSA from the exons ATGAGTATAGAAATTCCTGAAGGACTGACGGAGCTGTTACAGAGCTTTACCGTGGAAGTGTTGAGGAATCAGCCCAGGGATTTGCTCGAGTTTGCATTACAGTACTTCACCCAGCTGAAGGACAGTGAGACCAAAGAGGCCTCATTTGGCAATGACCAAAATTCGGCCCCAAGACCTGGAAAAGCGGTCAATTTCATTGACGAAGCCATGCAGATCGATTCGGAAaacggagaggaggaggaggaggacgacgacGATGACGAGGAATTCATAG CCCCCGTAATAAACCGATTCATCAGGAGAGCATCAG TGTGTGCTGAAGCATTCAATcctgatgaagatgaggaggataAAGAGCCAAGG GTTACCTACCCTAAAACGGatgagcagagacagagattaCAGGAAGCGTGTCGAGACATTCTTCTGTTCAAGAATTTGGACCCA GAAGAGATGTCTCAGGTACTGGATGCCATGTTTGAGAAGATCTGCACTGAAGGGGAGCATATTATTGATCAAGATGATGATGGGGACAACTTTTATGTCATTGAAAG TGGGACATTCAACATTTTCGTGAAGGTTGATGGCACAGAGAAGCTGGTAGGCTGCTACGACAACAGGGGCAGCTTTGGAGAACTAGCGTTGATGTACAACACCCCCAGGGCAGCCACAATAATCGCCACCTCGACCGGAGCCCTTTGGTGCCTA GATCGTCTGACCTTCAGGAGGATCATAGTGAAGAACAATGCCAAGAAGAGAAGGCTGTATGAGGCATTCATCGAAACACTACCACTGCTTACATCTTTAGAG CTCTCAGAGAGGATGAAAGTAGTAGATGTGCTATCCACCAAGGTGTACACCGATTCACAGCAGATTATTGCTCAG GGTGATTTAGCAGATTGCTTCTACATTGTTGAGTCTGGCCAAGTTAGAATTACCATGAAAAGGAGCAGG aCGAAAAAAGaccaggaggaagaggaggtggataTTACAACATGCTCTAGGGGCCAGTATTTTGGAGAGTTGGCGCTCGTCACAAACAAGCCCAGAGCTGCATCGGCCTATGCTGTAGGCAACGTCAAATGCTTGG tcATGGATGTTAAAGCCTTCGAGAGATTGCTGGGTCCGTGCATGGACATCATGAAGAGAAACATTGCTAACTATGAGGAGCAGCTGGTCACCCTCTTTGGAAGTAGCCCGGAGATTGAACAACAGAGTGCATGA